TGGATAATTTAAGTATTTTTCCTCCACAAAGTTAATGGCATGTTGGACTTCCGATCCTTGAGCCTTGTTTTATTTTTGCATTGAACAACTTATCGGAACCGATTATCTTAGCATGAACAAGCCGTGTAGTTTTTGCTTGCTTGAGAAATAAGCTCAATTGTTTTTGATATACCCCGTATCCATACTTTTGCAGATGTCCTACTACTGGAAGCTTATTCTTGGTGACATAATACAATATCGAGCTCTAATTTTACATTACTCGGCATCTTTTTCAGGTTCAAATTGTACCTCAGATATTTTTCACCAGCAAAGTCTTTCTGTGGCATAGCAAATTACATTAGAACTAATCACACTGCAAAACAGCAGAAACTTATTCACTTTATTTGGCAAAAATGACAGAAATCTTCAGCTACACAGCTTGCAGACAGTTATCTCAGATGTTCCTTGCAATACTTTTCTTTCACACTTCTGAATTCATTCTAGCAATCGTTATTCATGGGAGATCAAATGTAACCCTGAGTTCCCTTCTAATTAGTGCACACTATATTTTGGCAATGATCTTTTCATTGGCAGAATACATTTTTGAGATTGTTTTCTTTCCAGAGTTAAAGGAATATTGGGTTATTAGTAATGTGGGCCTGGCAATAGTTGTGATTGGGGAAGTTATAAGGAAGTTGGCTATTTTAACAGCAGGGCACGCCTTTACTCATCTTATAAGGACTCACCGTCATGATGATCACCGCCTGGTTACTCACGGTATATATGGATTTATGCGCCATCCAGGGTACTCTGGTTTCTTCATTTGGTCTGTTGGTACTCAAATAATGCTTTGCAACCCCATAtcagttgttgcatttgcagtTGTTGTCTGGCGCTTTTTCGCTAAGCGAATACCCTATGAAGAGTATTTCCTGAGGCGGTTTTTCGGACGTGACTACAAGGAATATGCCAAAAAAGTGGGGTCTGGGGTTCCCTTCATTAATTGAAAAGACTAGCCAATTTGATGAGCTGAACTATATCTTCACAGTGATCCATGCTAATCAAGAATGTTTGAATTGTTTCTATtgagaagatttgagccatgcTTCATATTGTTTTCAACACGTCTAATTGGCTATGCCTTCATTGTATACAGCTGTGCTTGTATGGAACATCTGAAAATAAGGTTGGCTTAGGTGACCAAGATTAGTATCATGGTCTAGATCAGAGATCGATGGGCATCTAGCAAGCCTACAAATTTTGCCAGTGGACACATTCCTCGGGTGCATTAAATAATGCTCAATTGCTCAGGCATGTTCAAACCAATAAAATTTAGCTACTATTTAACTAGGATCTTCGTTTTTTTGTACAAGTTTCTGCCATTGGCAATGTAGTTGGATTCAACCTAGCACTTATGTAAACTTTCATTTGTAACTTGAAAATGCTTACAAATCAGAGAAATTACGTCACAACATTGTAGTTTGTGTGAACAATGCTAAAATATAAAGATGGTCGAATTTTATTCCTCACTTAGACTTAAACTGTAAACTTAATATTCCTATCAAAACTCAATAAACATGCTTAAGGTTTTATCGAGAGCAACCGCACGTTTCTTAAAACATCCTTATTTCCTAAAAAAAAGTTGTGAATTATTTCTTAAATAAATACGTACAAACCATACGAGGGAAACGCAATAAAAAAGTACATAGAAACCATACATATTTTCTTACGAACAAAGAAATATAAGTTCATTACAAATCCATTTTTAAAATCCAAGGCGAAAACCATCCTATTGGTTGCAAACTTATTTGGAGAGAAGGGTGAAAAACAGTAATTGAGGTTTAGATTATCTGTAGTTAAACCCTTTGATGGTTAGGATCAAAAGGTACAAATAAGGCTTCAGGCAGCCTCAGGCTAGACAATTACGAATTATTACATTATCTA
The genomic region above belongs to Arachis stenosperma cultivar V10309 chromosome 5, arast.V10309.gnm1.PFL2, whole genome shotgun sequence and contains:
- the LOC130979255 gene encoding protein-S-isoprenylcysteine O-methyltransferase B-like isoform X1, with protein sequence MSYYWKLILGDIIQYRALILHYSASFSEIFSYTACRQLSQMFLAILFFHTSEFILAIVIHGRSNVTLSSLLISAHYILAMIFSLAEYIFEIVFFPELKEYWVISNVGLAIVVIGEVIRKLAILTAGHAFTHLIRTHRHDDHRLVTHGIYGFMRHPGYSGFFIWSVGTQIMLCNPISVVAFAVVVWRFFAKRIPYEEYFLRRFFGRDYKEYAKKVGSGVPFIN
- the LOC130979255 gene encoding protein-S-isoprenylcysteine O-methyltransferase B-like isoform X2; amino-acid sequence: MTEIFSYTACRQLSQMFLAILFFHTSEFILAIVIHGRSNVTLSSLLISAHYILAMIFSLAEYIFEIVFFPELKEYWVISNVGLAIVVIGEVIRKLAILTAGHAFTHLIRTHRHDDHRLVTHGIYGFMRHPGYSGFFIWSVGTQIMLCNPISVVAFAVVVWRFFAKRIPYEEYFLRRFFGRDYKEYAKKVGSGVPFIN